Proteins encoded in a region of the Flammeovirga yaeyamensis genome:
- a CDS encoding ABC transporter ATP-binding protein, translated as MIKVKNLSKSYEEVEALKNISFDVKSKEIFGLIGPDGAGKTTLMRILTSLLLFDDGEVEVMGKSPIKDYQFIRNNIGYMPGKFSLYEDLTVEENLSFFANIFGTTIEKSYNLIKDIYQQIEPFKNRKAGALSGGMKQKLALCAALIHYPKILFLDEPTTGVDPVSRKEFWHIIKKLHEHDITIFVSTPYMDEANLCDRIALIDKGEILNIDQPQNISKVFDKHLYGIQCREGNYQLMKHLRAYEHFDSVFPFGEQVHYTDQRNEDITEGIYQFLESKGLSDIKLEKIESTIEDVFIRLMTKN; from the coding sequence ATGATAAAAGTAAAGAATTTATCAAAAAGCTATGAAGAGGTTGAGGCATTAAAAAACATCTCTTTTGATGTAAAATCAAAGGAAATCTTTGGTTTGATTGGCCCCGACGGAGCCGGCAAAACAACCCTCATGCGGATCCTCACTTCCCTCCTATTATTTGATGATGGAGAAGTGGAAGTGATGGGTAAATCTCCGATTAAGGATTACCAATTCATCCGTAATAATATAGGCTATATGCCTGGTAAGTTTTCGTTATATGAAGACTTAACAGTAGAAGAAAACCTTTCTTTCTTCGCCAATATATTCGGTACTACCATAGAGAAAAGCTACAACTTAATTAAAGATATCTATCAACAGATTGAGCCTTTTAAAAATAGAAAAGCGGGAGCTTTGTCGGGAGGTATGAAACAGAAATTAGCCCTTTGTGCTGCTTTAATTCATTACCCAAAGATTTTATTCTTAGATGAGCCCACCACAGGTGTTGACCCAGTTTCTAGAAAAGAGTTTTGGCATATCATCAAGAAGTTGCATGAGCACGATATCACCATTTTTGTGTCCACGCCTTATATGGATGAAGCGAATTTATGTGATCGAATTGCATTGATTGATAAAGGCGAAATTTTAAATATCGATCAACCTCAAAATATCTCCAAGGTATTTGATAAACATCTCTATGGCATTCAATGTAGAGAGGGAAATTATCAGTTAATGAAACACCTTAGAGCATATGAACATTTTGATAGTGTCTTTCCTTTTGGTGAACAAGTGCATTATACTGATCAAAGAAATGAAGATATCACTGAAGGTATTTATCAATTTCTCGAATCTAAAGGGTTATCTGATATAAAATTAGAGAAAATCGAATCGACGATTGAAGATGTTTTTATCCGTTTAATGACTAAAAATTAA
- a CDS encoding HlyD family secretion protein — MKKINNTLKYIGLFGASFILFSCNLNDEKSDAYGNFEAVEVIVSAEGNGPLTQFTISEGDQLKKDQEVGVIDTVMLALQKEEVLANIRSLGSKVMSIHEQIAVYEEQHKKLITDKDRLEKLFKAEAATQQQLDEIYAAIAINEKQLVATKRKIKDNNRATMSQYEPLSKKIDVLNEQIKKSVVHSPINGVVLEKYAEQSEITSYGRPLFKIAQLSQLKVRAYASANQLQNVKVGQEVTVLTDSKEGEMNATKGKIEWISSKSEFTPKTIQTKEERVNLVYAFKVVVDNKDGKFRIGMPAEINF, encoded by the coding sequence ATGAAAAAGATCAATAATACATTAAAATATATCGGTTTATTCGGTGCCTCTTTCATTCTATTTTCTTGCAATTTGAATGATGAAAAATCGGATGCATACGGGAACTTCGAAGCGGTGGAAGTGATCGTTTCTGCAGAGGGAAATGGACCATTAACTCAGTTTACTATTTCTGAAGGTGATCAATTGAAAAAAGATCAAGAAGTGGGTGTGATTGATACCGTAATGTTAGCACTTCAAAAGGAAGAAGTACTCGCCAATATTCGCAGTTTAGGATCAAAAGTGATGAGCATTCACGAACAAATTGCGGTATATGAGGAGCAACATAAAAAACTAATAACTGATAAAGACCGTCTGGAAAAGCTTTTCAAGGCAGAAGCGGCAACACAACAACAATTAGACGAGATCTATGCGGCCATTGCGATTAACGAAAAGCAATTGGTAGCCACAAAACGCAAAATTAAAGACAACAATAGAGCGACCATGAGTCAATATGAGCCACTAAGCAAAAAGATTGATGTACTGAATGAACAGATCAAGAAATCGGTGGTACACTCCCCTATTAACGGTGTGGTTTTAGAAAAATATGCGGAACAAAGTGAGATCACTTCCTATGGAAGACCACTATTTAAAATCGCTCAGCTTTCTCAATTAAAAGTAAGAGCATACGCTTCAGCAAATCAATTACAAAACGTAAAAGTGGGTCAGGAAGTTACTGTACTTACCGATAGTAAAGAAGGAGAAATGAATGCCACAAAAGGAAAAATTGAGTGGATTTCATCAAAGTCTGAGTTTACGCCTAAAACGATTCAAACTAAAGAAGAGAGAGTCAACCTTGTATATGCTTTTAAAGTAGTGGTGGATAATAAAGACGGTAAATTTAGAATTGGAATGCCTGCAGAAATAAACTTCTAA
- a CDS encoding ABC transporter permease produces the protein MDRLKGIIKKEFYHIFRDKRTLLILFGIPIVQIVLFGFAISTEIKEVKIALLNQANDEASHTLVDKILSTSYFQVDELIQNEAGINESFKKGKIKAALVIPPNFESDIRKNNTANIQIICDASDPNTGTQIGAYLEGQIQGFIYGNAQKSKGIRPPIQINTEIQMRYNPELKSAYSFVPGLITIILMLICTMMTSIAITREIETGTMEVLLASPMHPATIILGKVIPYLALSFTIAIFILFLGKFVFGVPILAHFGLLIFEILLYCLVVLALGIFISTIAKTQQLALMISLFALFLPTMLLSGFIFPIHNMPLPLQMVTKVIPATYFNIIIKALMLKGATLAEIWKETAILGGIFIFLVGVSIKRFNIRLG, from the coding sequence ATGGATCGTTTAAAAGGAATTATAAAAAAGGAGTTCTATCATATCTTCCGAGATAAAAGAACTTTATTGATTTTGTTCGGTATACCCATTGTACAAATCGTATTATTTGGGTTTGCCATTTCTACAGAAATAAAAGAGGTGAAAATTGCATTATTGAACCAAGCGAACGATGAAGCAAGTCATACCTTAGTAGATAAAATACTCTCCACCTCTTATTTTCAAGTTGATGAACTGATTCAGAATGAAGCTGGAATTAACGAGTCTTTCAAAAAAGGAAAAATTAAAGCGGCGCTAGTTATCCCTCCGAATTTCGAAAGTGATATCAGAAAAAATAATACGGCAAATATTCAGATCATTTGTGATGCTTCGGATCCTAACACAGGAACCCAAATTGGTGCTTATTTAGAAGGTCAAATACAAGGTTTTATTTATGGAAATGCTCAAAAATCAAAAGGAATAAGACCACCTATTCAAATCAATACAGAAATACAAATGAGGTACAATCCTGAGTTGAAATCGGCTTACTCTTTTGTGCCCGGATTAATTACCATTATTCTGATGTTGATCTGTACCATGATGACTTCAATAGCCATTACTAGAGAGATTGAAACAGGTACCATGGAGGTGTTATTGGCCTCTCCTATGCATCCTGCAACCATCATTTTGGGCAAAGTGATTCCCTATTTGGCCTTATCATTTACGATTGCCATTTTCATTTTATTTCTAGGAAAGTTTGTTTTTGGAGTGCCTATTCTAGCACACTTCGGCTTATTGATCTTCGAGATATTATTGTACTGCTTGGTGGTATTGGCCTTGGGGATATTTATCTCCACCATTGCAAAAACGCAACAATTGGCGTTAATGATCTCCTTATTTGCATTGTTTTTACCTACAATGTTGTTATCGGGCTTCATTTTTCCAATTCATAATATGCCACTTCCGTTACAAATGGTGACCAAAGTAATTCCTGCCACTTACTTTAATATTATCATTAAAGCATTAATGCTAAAAGGAGCAACTTTGGCTGAAATATGGAAAGAGACGGCTATTCTAGGTGGTATATTTATCTTCTTAGTTGGGGTGAGTATCAAAAGATTTAATATAAGATTAGGGTAA
- a CDS encoding ABC transporter ATP-binding protein, translated as MEKIIEAHELTKKFGEFKAVNKISFDVKKGEIFGFLGANGAGKSTAMRMLTGLLSPTSGAATVAGFDVFSQQEEIKKNIGYMSQKFSLYNDLTLMENITFYGGIYGLSSNEIKERGALLIDRLGLTDIKKKLLKEVPLGWKQKIAFSVATLHNPKIVFLDEPTGGVDPITRRQFWEMIYEKADQGMTVFVTTHYMDEAEYCHRISMMVHGEIHGYGSPNQLKEEFNAQNMDEVFIHLARGDQYKLK; from the coding sequence ATGGAAAAAATTATTGAAGCACACGAACTCACTAAAAAATTTGGGGAGTTCAAAGCAGTAAATAAAATCTCTTTTGATGTAAAAAAAGGAGAGATATTCGGTTTCCTTGGTGCCAATGGAGCAGGAAAAAGTACGGCGATGAGAATGCTTACGGGGCTGCTCTCTCCTACTTCTGGTGCTGCCACCGTTGCCGGGTTTGACGTCTTTTCTCAACAAGAGGAAATTAAGAAGAATATCGGGTATATGTCTCAAAAATTCTCTCTTTACAACGACTTGACGTTAATGGAGAATATCACCTTTTATGGTGGCATTTACGGACTCTCCTCTAACGAAATTAAAGAAAGAGGTGCCCTGTTAATTGATCGACTGGGCTTAACGGATATCAAGAAAAAACTCTTGAAAGAAGTGCCTTTAGGATGGAAACAAAAAATTGCATTTTCAGTAGCTACACTTCACAATCCGAAAATTGTGTTTTTAGATGAACCTACTGGAGGTGTTGATCCAATTACAAGACGTCAATTCTGGGAAATGATTTACGAAAAAGCAGATCAGGGCATGACTGTTTTCGTGACTACCCACTATATGGATGAAGCAGAATACTGTCATAGAATTTCTATGATGGTGCATGGTGAAATTCATGGATATGGCTCTCCAAATCAATTAAAAGAAGAATTTAACGCTCAGAATATGGATGAAGTATTCATCCACTTAGCTAGGGGCGATCAATATAAACTGAAATAA
- a CDS encoding TetR/AcrR family transcriptional regulator, which yields MEAKLKILQAARAEFQEKGKTGARMQEIADRAEVNKALVHYYFKNKENLFQEVFKQVTKETLMPLLDILSTEQEIEEKVPFFVNAYMDKLKENPDMIVFMVGELQRNKLPFFPQERMGNILKNFTNQLQKSDQYKSLDTIQVLTTLIGACVFPFIARPLVSALSNSVGQSFDEFIELRKQELPKIILDGIRK from the coding sequence ATGGAAGCCAAATTAAAAATATTACAAGCTGCAAGAGCAGAATTTCAAGAAAAAGGGAAAACTGGAGCGAGAATGCAAGAGATTGCCGATCGTGCTGAAGTAAACAAAGCATTAGTTCACTACTATTTTAAAAACAAGGAGAATCTATTCCAAGAAGTTTTTAAACAGGTCACTAAAGAAACTTTAATGCCCCTTTTAGATATCTTATCTACTGAACAAGAAATAGAGGAAAAAGTACCTTTCTTTGTTAATGCTTATATGGACAAACTAAAAGAAAATCCAGATATGATTGTCTTTATGGTGGGTGAATTACAAAGAAATAAACTTCCTTTCTTTCCACAGGAACGAATGGGAAACATTTTAAAAAACTTTACTAATCAATTACAAAAAAGCGATCAGTACAAGTCACTTGATACCATACAAGTACTTACAACTTTAATTGGTGCTTGTGTTTTCCCATTCATTGCTCGTCCATTAGTTTCTGCATTATCAAATTCTGTGGGACAGTCGTTTGATGAATTTATCGAACTGAGAAAACAAGAATTACCTAAAATCATATTAGATGGCATAAGAAAATGA
- a CDS encoding TolC family protein has protein sequence MRAHINIYLFLMVCLLSLNVTAQTIITFEQAEQEAIEKHPVNEQQKIYEKMLMTEKEGLNKDRLPDISLQGKVGYFSDVIAPVDPLVGQTQIFPDIPKTQWNTYVNVDYAIYDGSIKTKKTTQKENEYALKIQENEVKKFNIKEKVSNIYFSALNYQEQEQLLQEGVIKEIENQLKEVEALENEGAVLPSVTDGLRVEYYKAQQKLYSVRAQKNGALKALCVWLEREGEWQNITLQRPLIGQSSDEIFRPELQMYNLQLKQTESTTDLLQAKRLPKIYAYGIGGFGTPNPYNFFEVNGDFYYQVGIRFAWTPFDFGKNKKERQVVEIQKEVINTEKETFYKTIASQIAQVEGNKEQLEQLITQDEEIIKLQEKNLVRAKGKLDNGAATSSQYVSALNQLTDAKLNLSSHELQLLHINYQLAMIKGQL, from the coding sequence ATGAGAGCACACATAAACATTTATCTGTTTTTGATGGTCTGTTTGCTTTCGCTAAACGTTACAGCACAAACTATCATCACTTTTGAACAAGCCGAACAGGAAGCTATAGAAAAGCATCCTGTAAATGAACAACAGAAAATCTACGAGAAAATGTTGATGACAGAAAAAGAAGGTCTCAATAAAGATCGATTACCCGATATTTCCCTTCAAGGAAAAGTAGGTTATTTTTCTGATGTTATTGCACCAGTAGATCCTTTGGTAGGACAAACTCAGATTTTTCCAGATATTCCAAAAACACAATGGAACACCTATGTCAATGTAGATTATGCGATTTACGATGGCAGTATCAAAACCAAAAAAACAACACAGAAGGAAAATGAGTACGCCTTAAAAATTCAAGAAAATGAAGTAAAGAAATTCAATATCAAAGAAAAGGTATCGAATATTTATTTCTCTGCATTGAATTATCAGGAACAAGAACAATTGCTTCAAGAAGGTGTAATTAAGGAGATTGAAAATCAATTAAAAGAAGTTGAAGCTTTAGAAAATGAAGGTGCTGTCCTCCCAAGTGTAACAGATGGACTTCGCGTTGAATATTATAAAGCTCAACAAAAATTGTATTCTGTAAGAGCACAAAAAAATGGTGCTTTGAAGGCTTTATGCGTATGGTTAGAACGTGAGGGTGAATGGCAAAACATCACATTACAACGTCCACTTATCGGACAATCTAGTGATGAAATCTTCCGACCAGAACTTCAAATGTACAACCTTCAGCTTAAGCAAACGGAATCGACTACTGATCTTCTTCAGGCCAAACGTTTACCTAAGATTTACGCTTATGGTATTGGAGGATTTGGTACGCCTAACCCTTATAACTTTTTTGAAGTAAATGGCGATTTTTATTATCAAGTAGGAATTCGATTTGCATGGACGCCATTTGATTTTGGTAAGAATAAAAAAGAAAGACAAGTAGTTGAAATTCAAAAAGAAGTAATCAATACAGAAAAGGAAACCTTTTATAAAACAATTGCTTCACAGATTGCTCAAGTGGAAGGTAATAAAGAACAGCTAGAGCAATTAATTACTCAAGACGAGGAAATCATTAAACTTCAGGAGAAGAATTTAGTGAGAGCAAAGGGTAAGCTTGACAATGGTGCCGCCACTTCTTCTCAATATGTTTCGGCTTTAAATCAATTAACCGATGCGAAGTTGAATCTATCTTCTCACGAATTACAACTACTTCATATCAATTATCAATTAGCGATGATCAAAGGTCAGCTTTAA